A region of the Equus quagga isolate Etosha38 chromosome 11, UCLA_HA_Equagga_1.0, whole genome shotgun sequence genome:
TTAAAGCATTACTTTCCTATGAAAATATGCATCAAAGATTATGAAGTAGAATGAAGTAGGATGGATGaaaattccacatgaattttcaACGTAAAACAAgctatttcaaagaaatttcccACATGCAAAAGGTCTACAACCCCAGACTCTCCTGACCCCTCCAACTGTGGTATGAACCTTCTCTCCTCTGTGATCAGCTTCCAATATTAGTGAATAGTAGTGAATGCTATGTTAGTGGAAATTTTTGAGAAGCATCAGTCTCTGAGAAAACATCTAAATTCCTtagcctggccttcaagaccttTCATGATGGAACCATCCGCCCTAGAAGCTTTGTCCTACATTCTCGTACACACTCTCTGTTCTCCACCCAGCTATTTACAGCTCCCCCAAACAATAAACAATGTGCTAAGCTGGTTCTTGTCTTTGTGATTTTTCACCAGCTGctctctttgcctggaatgcccctACCCATGCGTCcacctggcaaactcctactcatccttcatgACCCAGCTCAAAGGGTTCttcttctgtgaagccttcctaGCAGGCCCAAGCAAACAAGTCAGTTCCTCCCATGTACCAGTCTATGATATGTGTGTCCCTCTCTTTGTGTTGagatttctttatttcactttttctctaaTTTGATGGTGGGGCTTGGAGGGGAAAGATTGTATCATTTATATTTGCATCTCTAGCCCTAAGCACAGCATCTGGCATGGTAGGTGTCTACAAATATTGTGTctaaagcaaatgaacaaaactTATTTtgactgctttcttcttttttgtttttagagtcAAGATAGGGAGACCAGCATTTTCTCATAGACTTTGGAAAACGCTAAGAAAACcactcaccacacacacacacaaatcccatTTAACCTCTTTTTGTAGCCATTCACATCTTATAACTTGTGAGGTTCTACTGAGAACTCACCAGACCATTGTGGTTCTTTGACCTTGAGGCATTAGTAGACAGAGccatgggggcaggggcagcagtGCTGTGGGGTCTAGCCAGGTCCCTCTGAGTCACAGCAATAGCAGCAATGGCAGCTGATACATATCATGGTCCAGGCACTGTTGTAAATCCCTTACTCACATACGTATACACAATGActcttaatcctcataataaccctatgGGGTAGCTACTactattacccccattttagagatgaggaaactgaggcacaaacagGTTGAATAACTTTCTCACAATAATACAGCTAAGAAATGGCAGAgatgggattcaaacccaggaagtctggcttGAGAATTTATTCTCCCAACCTCAATACTATATTAGCTCCATGAGCAAAAGATGTATAGTGATGGTAATTTGGGCTAAGAATATAGGGAACATGAGGTAGAAAAGGAATGTGCCCTTTCACAGCCAATCACCCCAGTCTCAGGCTCTGGGATGCCCTCTGCGTTCATAAGTATCCTGTAAAGGTATTCACTTTGTACAGCTCCCAGACCCAGAAGGCACAGTCTCCTCATTGCCCTGCATTTTTACTTCACCACAGAGGGGGAGTGATTTGTTTCAGTTGGCTCCGTTGAGCAGAGTCCTCACCAGCCATCTCAGGAAGTGGGCTCCCTGCCATCCTGGGTGGCTGAGGATCTGCTGGCTCCACCTCCCAGGAGCCTTTCACAAAGGCACCACAGGTTAGGAAACCGGTGAGACCACTTTCCTAGCGTGTGTGCAAGACCATAAACCTTCATGGATTCCTATACCCCGTCCAGGACATTTCAAGCAGAGGGCATGACATATGCGAAAGTTCAGGAGTGAGAAAAAGCAGGTGGGATGCTAATGGCTGATGGAAGGATGCacaagagaggggaaggagatggaatggAAAGGTAGTCTGGCTCTACTTTTGCTTGTGAAAGGCCTTAAACCCAAAACagagaaatttgatttttttccctataggCTGTGGAGAGCCATTGAAGGTCATGCTCTGTGTGTTAGGTTTACAGTTTCACTACTCAAGAAGCTGTTGCTCTTTATTTGCAGCTACTTTCTCAACAATTAGGAAACACTGCCATCACGTGGCTGTCGTGTGATGCATAGCCCAAACTGTAAATTGACCAATTTTCTCTAATACCGTTTAATATGTAGTTAAACCAAAGAACACACCTCTTGGTTCAAACAGCTGAAGTGAAGCAATGGTAACTTTAATCCTAATGTAAAAAGGAtactttttataaagtttttcaggaaataactgcctgggttcaattcTTGGATTTCttactttgttttcaaaattcGAATCTAAATCTTTAGTGAATTCTGATCAGAAGGATCCTTTCTATTCCCAGTAACCCCTATCTTAGAATCATAAACTCTCTGGCCCTGCACAGATTCCACCATCTCCAGGTCAGTTTGGCACCAAACTGTCTCCAGACCATTTCCCACAACCGAGGCAAATTCTGTTTCAGTCCTAGGTCTGCTGTCCTTGTATAGTCGAGCAGTTGGACAGACTCAAATTCAaacattttcaccatttttaaccTGGGGgattttgggcaagtcactaaacctctctaagcttcagtcacttcatctgtaaaatggggatgacactTCCacagggttactgtgaggatgaAAAGATGACACGTGTAGCCTACCTGGCATATTGCAGATTCTCATATAATAACGGagtcctcttccttcccctccgtGCTTGAGGGCCCACTGCTGAGCACCGAACAAGCACTCAGTGGAGGTCTGTGATTTGATATCTGAGATTTACCTGGTCCTCCAGCATCGTTCCCTGAGAACAAAACTACTCATCCCTTCAGGCTTTGGGGGGACCACTATTTCCGTGCGTTGCTTACAGACCTTGGGCTTCCTGGGGATTGCAAACCACTCGTCTCTTCCGTGCGCAGCAGGCGGCAGGTGCGTGGACTTGAGCAGGGTGGGCGGGGCGGCATTCATtcctctccactcccttcccGGGGACTGTGGGCGTGGGTGTGGATAATTCAATCCCCGTGGGATCTGGCGTCTGGCCTCACCCGCAGCTCGGCGGATTGGTTGATGGTTTCAGCTCGCCCCCGCCCTCCTTCCCTCCGCGTCCCAGGTGGCTCAGGCCCCCTGTGGTGCTCTCTGTTTACGGAGAGAGCCCGTCCAAGTTGGGCTCCATCTCTGCAATCGCTCCCCTCTGAGAACCCGCCCGCCCGGGGAGTGGGGAGAAAACCAGGCCGTGCCTTTCCTCGTCATTCCCCTTCCCCCACCGCCCGGAGAGGTCGGGTAAGGGGGAAgaggtgtgtgtgggagggggagtCCAGACCTGCGGGATTCGGCTGTCACTCCCTCCCGGTACCTTGCGCGAACCCAGGAGTCCTCTCCCTAGGCCTAGCTcccgctccctcctcccttcctatCTTGCTCAGGGTGACGTGCCCACCCTGGGCAAGCAGCCAGAAGCTGGATCTCAGGGATGCCAGATCCCTAGAGGAGGCACAGACGTGGAGACTTCACTCATAGGTGTTCCTCCTCCCCCAGAAGGCGATGACCCCCAAGCCGGCCGGACCCCCGGacgggggctggggctgggtggtggCGGCCGCAGCCTTCGCGGTGAATGGGCTCTCCTACGGGCTGTTACGCTCCCTGGGTCTTGCCCTCCCTGACCTCGCGGAGCACTTTGACCGAAGCGCTCAGGACACAGCGTGGGTCAGCGCCCTGGCCCTGGCCGTCCAGCAGGCAGCCAGTGAGGGGGGCCCCGAGGTGGGAGGCGGGAACTGGGGTGGAGGGGCCGTGGTGTAGTGGTGGAGGACCTACCTGATTACCAGACAACCTGAGAAACGGAGACCGGTGGAACCACGTTGTAGTGAAGGGTGGGATTTGAGGTCAAAGGGTGGAGAGCTATTGGGCTGGGGGGAGCTTAGGCCAGACAAACAGCCAATGAGAAGTGTTGGAGCGAGTTTGGGGGTCCAGGGGCGTGTCTTCCGTTGATTCCGCCCCCTTCTAGGCCCAGTGGGCAGCGCCCTGAGTACCCGCTGGGGGGCGCGCCCGGTGGTCATGGTTGGGGGCGTCCTCACCTCGCTTGGCTTCGTCTTCTCGGCTTTCGCCCGCAGTCTGCTGCACCTCTACCTCGGCCTGGGCGTCCTCGCTGGTGAGGGGAGAGGGGTACTGGGGTCCTTAAGATGGTAGAGATAGGAGCTTGTCGGGGGCTGGAGACCAACGGGATGGGGCCCTCCTGCGAAGCGCAGGGCTGGGATTGCCGGGGTAGGCATCCCTGGTGCCTGTCCTCACCGCGTGATCTCCATTCGCAGGTTTCGGCTGGGCCCTGGTGTTCGCCCCTGCCCTCGGCACTCTCTCGCGTTACTTCTCCCGCCGTCGAgtcttggccgtggggctggcacTCACGGGCAACGGGGCCTCCTCGCTGCTCCTGGCGCCCACCTTGCAGTTCCTCCTTGATACTTTCGGCTGGCGGGGCGCCCTGCTCCTCCTTGGCGCCATTACCCTTCACCTTACCCCCTGTGGCGCCCTGCTGCGCCCCCTCACGCTCCCTGGCGACGCCCCGGCCCCACCGCGCGGGCCCCTAGCTGCCCTCGGCCTGGGTCTCTTCACACGCCGGGCCTTCTCAGTTTTCGCTCTGGGCACGGCCCTGGTGGGGGGCGGCTATTTCGTCCCCTACGTGCACTTGGCCCCTCACGCTTTAGACCGGGGCCTGGGGGGGTATGGGGCAGCGCTGGTGGTGGCGGTGGCCGCGGTGGGGGACGCGGGCGCCCGGCTGGTCTGCGGGTGGCTGGCGGACCAGGGCTGGGTGCCCCTCTCGCGGCTGCTGGCGGTGTTCGGGGCTCTAACCGGGCTGGGGCTGCTGGCCGTGGGACTGGTGCCCGCGGTGCGGAGCGAGGAGGGCTGGGGGGGCCCCCTGCTGGCCGCGGCTGGGGCCTACGGGCTGAGCGCCGGAAGTTACGCCCCGCTGGTTTTCGGCGTGCTCCCAGGGCTGGTGGGCATCGGCGGTGTCGTACAAGCCACCGGGctgatgatgatgctgatgagCCTCGGGGGGCTTCTGGGCCCTCCGCTGTCAGGTAAGGGCTTGAGTCAGCCGGTGCGCTCGCAACCATCCTCTGCCCCGGGAGTCCAAGCCCTCTGaattcctttccccttcctcagGCTTCCTAAGGGATGAGACCGGAGACTTCACCGCCTCCTTCCTCGTGTGCGGCTCTTTCATCCTCTCTGGCAGCTTTATTTACATGGGGCTGCCCGCAGCGCTGCCCTCCTGCCGTTCAGCCTCACATCCAGCCACCTTTCCCCCTGAGAGGGGGGAgctgctccctgctcctcaggTTGCTCTGCTTTCGCCAGGAGGCCCTCACTCCTCCCTGGATACCGCTTGTTGACCATGTTGTTTGAGCCCCTCCCCCAATAAAGAATTTCTATCCGGTTTTCCTGCAAGCTCCAATTGTGAGCCAATTTAGGACGCTGAAAACACTCTACTTAAGATACCCAAAAGGGCTAGTTGAAAGGAACAGGATCCCACTAAGCCCCGGGGGAGGGGAAAGGTATCTGTCTGTCCAGCCAGTCCATTTCTCTTTGCCCAAGTTGTTATTATACAGGGAATCTTTGAGAAGTTGTCTGCCTGTCAGCTTCAGTTTGTCGGGGAGGGAGACTCATGGGTGCTTTCGCCCCGTCCCCATCCCAGATAACTCTTTTCTGCATTGCAGTATCCTTCTACTGGCCTGAGGGGAATAAAAGAATCCTAGACCCAGACTTCAGCTCTCTCAGCTTTAGTGCtcctcccaaatcccccccaCTCCCGTGTCCCCaccattcttttaatttcttttctaagtCACAGGGGATAGTGGGAAAGAGGGAGGTCAGAAGGCAGGTGGGAGGAACTGTGGTCCAGAGAGCAGAGTCCAAGGTCAAAATGCTCTGGGTCACGAGAACCCCTggaccacccccctccccagccgTGACCCCATTCAGCCAACCCAAGCATATGGCCCCCAGCTCTTTTTGAGGTTTTGATTACTATCTAGTTTTCTTAGTCAGTTTTATCTCAAACGGGCATCTCTCTTTCCCAAACATCTGTCTTCAGAGAAGAAACTTGGTAGGCAACATTAGAGATCACATGTAAAACACGATAAGTCTCTTGGCCTTTGATTTTCACAGTTGTTTCACAGCTCAGTGGAGCAGGCTAAAATCCTGGATCCCTCAGAAAAGGTTCTGGGAGCAAAGAAGAGATGAGAGTCCTCAACATAATACAAAGAGTTGGCACACACATTGCAGGAGCCCCAGGCGTGCTCTGGGGGGAGGCAGATCAAGATGTTTAAGGCACTGTGGTTCTGTGCATGCCAAGGAGACCTGGAGCTGCCAACCTCTGGCTTTCTGGGTCTGACAGTGCCCTTTTGGAGTTcagtcctctcccagcccctccttggGCAGGGTGACTTTGGTATCCAGTGCCTCTGTTACAAGGTCCTGGGGTTTTAAGGTAGGAGCTGAGAAGCAGAAGAAGTGGGGCAGAGTGATGAGAACTCCACTCCCTGCCAGAAGGAAGACCCCGGCCACCACAAAAGAAGCTGTGTAGTTGCCTGTCACATCCCGGAGGTAGCCTAGGtccaagagagaaaaggaatacaCATGGGTGATCTGCTTCCTGGGACTGATGGCTCAGACATATTTTTGggtagagggaagaaaataatccTTAACTCATCATCTTGGGAGAGTTAGAACTCCCAAGGTAGGACTGGATGAGCTTGAGAACTCCGGTTTCCCAAGGGGTTTCAAGAGGTAATCTTGACCACTGTCCTGCCTTCAGAAAGGACCTCCAAACCAGCCAGTGGGGAGTTGGGGATCCAGATCGAGTCAGGCACATTTGTGCCTTTCTTTCTGGCAACTGTGGCCCTCCCTTCTACACCTCCAGTTAATAGTTAAGAGGACAGTGTTAAGGATCTGAAAGTTCTGTCATCTGGAGCCTAGGGAACTTTGAGCAGACGGCTCAGATACCTGGGCTAGGGCCCAGTGGGCCAAGGGAACAGGCAGACACTAGCGTGCTATGTCTGGCCAGGTCCAGCCAGGTCCTCTGAAAACCCAAGCTGTAGGTACTCTGTCAAGGGCTCCTCCTAGTCTTTGCACAGCCCCAATTTCTTTGCCCCATGGACCCACTTCAGGGCTGCTATGATTGGCCATGTAGGCCATGTACTGTACCATACCAGTTGGCAATATTCACATACACTATAATGTGGATAGTCCCCTCCCCAAATGTATGACATGGCAGCCCTGGCCCACCCGGAAACCCCATTCCGCTTACCTGACAGAGGAGCCCCCAACAGCCCTCCAATGCTCTCTACCATCTGCAACAGTCCCAGGCCACAGTATATCCTTCCAGTCCCCACCAGTTCAGGCAGCACGGAGAAGGCCACTGGAGTCAGGGCCCCTGATGTGAAGCCATAGGCCACGGTCAGAGCCACTAAGGCTGTGGGAGCCTGAGCCACGGGGAACAGGGCCAGTGACACCCCAGTCAGGGTGGTCCAGAGCATCAGGAGTCGTGCCACAGGCCCTGGGACTGCATCCCCTAGCCACCCAGAGGCCACACGCCCCACGAGGTCAGAAATAGCAGCCACTGAGAGTAGGAAGGCAGCAGGCAATGGGTCCCAATTTAGATCCTGGAGATGGGCCACCAGGTGCACATAGGGAATGAAGAAGCCAGTGTTGATCAGGGTGAGGGCAACAGTGTaacggaggaaggggccatgacgGAGAAGGGAGGCAAGCTGGGCCCCAGGGCCACCCACGGCAGGGTCTTCAGTCAGGAAGAGTGGGCGGAGGAGAGCACCACAGGCCACCaagtggagggagagggcagacACCAGCAGTAGGGCTCCCCGCCATGCATAGTGGCTGAGCAGCCATTGGAAGAGTGGGGCAAAGGCAAAGGAGGACAGGCCCACACCCGTcagtgccagccctgtggccagggATCGCCGGCGAGAGAAGTAACGGGACAGGCAGGCCAGGGTCGGAGTGAAGGTCAAGGCCCAGCCAGAGCCTGtcaaaaagggagaaatggggGTTGGGGGACTCTTACGGAGCTCAGGGCACCCAGTAATCCCAAGACTGCCCAACAGCGGAATACAGCACAGGCCTGGGTTATAATCTTCTTGGATACtttctagctatgtgaccttgtgtattttacttaatctcccagcctcaatctcctcatctgcaaaacgggggTAGTATACCTTATGGGACTGTGGAGGCTTAGAGATAGTGTTTGTAAAGTAAACAGCACAGATCTTTGGAGTTGGCCCTGGGCTCTACCATTTCTGATTGTGTGAGCTTCATTTACCAAGTTGCATAAGCTTCTAAAGCCTTCTTCACCTGTAAATAGGATAATGCCATGTATTTCATTGCCACAGTAATGGCACAACTTTACAGGAATTCTTCCTTTTAGATTCCAGTCACACGGGGCCTGGGCTTCTATATTCTGGATTCATCATCTTTGAATTTCCTAACATCCCCACCATGTTTATCACTTAGTCACCCTTCTTAAGACCTCCCCTCTGGGCACAGGTGCCACCCAAAActctctctcagcttctccaTAAGCCTTTtggaaggagcaggaagaaggaggaagtcTAGAGGCCAAAGACTCACGCATTTGACTCTTCCTGCCTGTGCCCAGGGTCTCACCTGAGAGCAGCCCAATACTCAGGTAGAGGTGGGTCAAGGAGGTAGCAAAGGAGGCGAGCAGCATGCCCAACGCAGCCAAGATGCCCCCAGCCATCACCACCGGCCTGGGCCCGAACTTCGTGCTCAGGGCACTGCCCACGGGGCCTGGGGAAGAGGATGGGGTTCTGCAAGATCTCAGGTGTCCCTCTCCAGcatccccccaaccccagcttCCCCTTTGCTGTCCCCacatcccctctccccttctgaggGTCGCAGGACGCCGGACCAAGGGGCAGGACTCACTCCCAAACTGCTGCACCGCGATTCCTATGGAGGCGATCCAGGAGACGCGTGCTGCCTGCTCCTCAAACGCCGCCACAAACTCCACGAAGAAGACACCGAAGGAGCGGAGCACCCCGAACACCAGCGCCGACTGGAAGAACGCTGAgagcaccaccatccatccccagcCTCCGTCGGGGGGCTCGGACCTACGCGCCATCTGGGAGGTAACAGAGCTGCCGCCACTAAGAGCCCCTGCGAGAGCGGGGCTCAGGACGCTCCACCTctgcccacccctgccacccCCTGCCTACCCAGCCGGATGGCTCCGGGCTGCGCGGAGGCAAGGGTGGTAGCGAGGAAGGTACCGACGAGGCTTGAAAGCTGCAGAGAGGCTGCGTGAGGCGCCCGCGCCTTTCCCCTAGTTGGGGGATATGGGTCGGGAGAGCAGGCCGGCGCTGGCCCAGGCGATCAGCACCCGGGGGCGTGCCTCCGCTGGCTGCGAGTCGAGAGTCCAAGCCTGGGCCGCACGGATCCGGACAGGGGCCTACGTTCGGTTTAGGAGGCGGGGGGCGGCACTGCCTTTGGCCCCCCCGCCCCTCCAGGGGCGCGCCAGTCTCTGCGTGGATTATCTATTTTATCATTGAAGAGTCAGCACCTGGCTAGCCTGGCCAACATCCCTGACGGCAGTTCTCCAATGAGGAGCGGGACTCCTGAGCAGGGGGAGGAGCCAGAAGGGCAGGGCGGGGCTTAGAGCGTCGTTCAGGATAGGGGCGCATGCGTAAGGAGGGGATATTAGGAGGCCGACTACAGGGGACCCACGTGATGCAGGGACCTGCTGGGGCGGCTTCCGTCTTCTGTCCACCTAGCGAGTCCAGATTTCAGCACCCAACCTTCACGTAAGGAGCCTATGGGGGTTGGTGGTAGGTAAACTGCTTCAGGAAAACACTTGCTTAATGAGGGGCCCAGGAGTTGCGGGGCCAGGTGGGGGCGAGCCGAGGGGTTATGAGATGAGACTCAAACAAAATACCTGGCCAAGCGCCTGAGGCCACTGGAATCTAGATTCCTGGATGCCTGAGGAGTTCAGAGGCCAAGGAAAGAGACAAGGGGAATGGGTTGTTGGACTTCTGGCATTCATTTCTGTAATGGATACTCGTTCCTATCGCTTCTCTTCCCACTAACAGGAAACCTACAGGTCACAAAGACCAAAAATAACTGGAGAGAGGAAGGGCGGCTCTGAACTCACTTGGCGCCAGCACCACCACCTACCGCTTCTTCAGTGGGGATGGAAACTTTTCCTTTGCCCTCCAGTAACAACCACTTCCAAACCGCATTTTTTGATCTAATGATGGGATAGACTAAAGAGATAAGCCATGACCACCGGAGCAATCAGCCTCTCCTACCCAACCAGTACCCAGTCCCTCCACCTATATAGCGCTAATGGCTTGTTTATTATATAATGGCCTGTTTCTTCATTATAATTCAAGCTTTCCAGAACCCTGACCTTGAAACTTGGGCTCGAGGGTTTATACCCAGACAAGTGGGGGGTTGGGGGCGGGGTAGCAGGGGAGGGAgctgtgttgttttattttattttatttattttatttttttaaagactcttgactttattttttatttatttttaaatttttttttgaggaagactggccctgagctaacatccatgcccatcttcctctactttatatgtgggacgcctaccacagcatggcttttaccaagcggtgccatgtctgcacccaggctccaaaccggcgaaccccaggccactgagaagcagaacgtgcgaacttaaccgctgtgccacccagccggccccatgtgtaattttaaaaagacttttgagtctcataattttatatgtgggaaataaaaataatcatccccccaatattttttttttttgtaagtggAGTCAAAACTTTGGCAGGTGGGGAATATGCCAAAGATGTGGAAATTGGTGTGGCTATATAACCTAGTAATTAAGAGCGCAGTCTTTAGAATCAAATCATAGTTCCAATCTTGGCTTCATCACTTATTAACTTGGCCAAGATCCTGAACCTCTCAGCTGGCTTCCCCATCTATAAgttggggataataatggtacccaCTCTTTAGGGTCCTCAGGGGGTTGAATTTGAAAATCTGTAGACTAAAACGATTAGGGCCTGACATGTAGCAGGAGATGAGTAATCTTAGCTGGACTCTTTTTTCAGCGAGGGGTAAGCTGTAATACGAGGGGAAGGAAggttttaatttagtttttggtttcatgtttttccttttaaaaatctaatccGGGTCATGGGTTTTAAAAGATTGAGAAACACAACCACAAACTGTAAATGTTGGAAGGACCTGCAGAGGTCACGTTAATGGACTTATTTCACAAATGGGGAATTTAAGTCCAAAAGGGAAGTAACTTACAAGAATTAGTGACCTTCTACCCTCTGCCCATGGGGCAGAACAGAACTGTGCACCCAAGACACACACAGgacaggggaaagggagggagagaagcatgCACTGGGCACCGGATAGATTCCAAGACACCattgctgggggaggggtggagttGGCATGTTGGCATTAACTACATGGCCTTCTCACTGCCACCTCCAGCCTCTCTTGTCCTTATGGGACCCAAGTCCTATCTATTTTCcttggtagtggtggtggtggtggtaggaggTGTATCAACATTAAGATCCCCAGCACAGATGCATCCCCCAGCCTCATGGTATTATTAGTGGTTTCCTGGTTTCTCCCTGCCACCTCCACACCTCAGGCAGGAAGTGACTTCAGAGCAGCAGGATGCAGGTGGCTCCGGAGAAACTTTATGAAGTCACTGGTTCCTACACAATGAGCCGGAAGGCAAAGGCAGGGAAAGGGAGAACAAGGGCCATCTAAAATGTCTGGTGAGACGGGACAGTGGAATGGGCACAGAATCCAAGATAGTATCCAGGAGGGAGGACCCTCTTTCCCCAGCGTCACCCAGCCCCCAGATCTCCCCAAGCAAGAGCCCAGGACACAGCAGACAGCACAAAGAGGCTTCTTTATTCCAAGAATCTGGTCTTGCAGGATCTGACATCTCCACCCCTAGGCACTCTCCACCTGCCCATCCAATCTGCTAAATAAAAATCATGGTTCCTTCTCATatctctcctctgcttttcctccttcaaTTCTGCAGTGGGGAat
Encoded here:
- the SLC16A13 gene encoding monocarboxylate transporter 13 isoform X1, producing the protein MARRSEPPDGGWGWMVVLSAFFQSALVFGVLRSFGVFFVEFVAAFEEQAARVSWIASIGIAVQQFGSESCPLVRRPATLRRGEGMWGQQRGSWGWGDAGEGHLRSCRTPSSSPGPVGSALSTKFGPRPVVMAGGILAALGMLLASFATSLTHLYLSIGLLSGSGWALTFTPTLACLSRYFSRRRSLATGLALTGVGLSSFAFAPLFQWLLSHYAWRGALLLVSALSLHLVACGALLRPLFLTEDPAVGGPGAQLASLLRHGPFLRYTVALTLINTGFFIPYVHLVAHLQDLNWDPLPAAFLLSVAAISDLVGRVASGWLGDAVPGPVARLLMLWTTLTGVSLALFPVAQAPTALVALTVAYGFTSGALTPVAFSVLPELVGTGRIYCGLGLLQMVESIGGLLGAPLSGYLRDVTGNYTASFVVAGVFLLAGSGVLITLPHFFCFSAPTLKPQDLVTEALDTKVTLPKEGLGED
- the SLC16A13 gene encoding monocarboxylate transporter 13 isoform X2 gives rise to the protein MARRSEPPDGGWGWMVVLSAFFQSALVFGVLRSFGVFFVEFVAAFEEQAARVSWIASIGIAVQQFGSPVGSALSTKFGPRPVVMAGGILAALGMLLASFATSLTHLYLSIGLLSGSGWALTFTPTLACLSRYFSRRRSLATGLALTGVGLSSFAFAPLFQWLLSHYAWRGALLLVSALSLHLVACGALLRPLFLTEDPAVGGPGAQLASLLRHGPFLRYTVALTLINTGFFIPYVHLVAHLQDLNWDPLPAAFLLSVAAISDLVGRVASGWLGDAVPGPVARLLMLWTTLTGVSLALFPVAQAPTALVALTVAYGFTSGALTPVAFSVLPELVGTGRIYCGLGLLQMVESIGGLLGAPLSGYLRDVTGNYTASFVVAGVFLLAGSGVLITLPHFFCFSAPTLKPQDLVTEALDTKVTLPKEGLGED
- the SLC16A11 gene encoding monocarboxylate transporter 11 isoform X4, with product MVGGVLTSLGFVFSAFARSLLHLYLGLGVLAGFGWALVFAPALGTLSRYFSRRRVLAVGLALTGNGASSLLLAPTLQFLLDTFGWRGALLLLGAITLHLTPCGALLRPLTLPGDAPAPPRGPLAALGLGLFTRRAFSVFALGTALVGGGYFVPYVHLAPHALDRGLGGYGAALVVAVAAVGDAGARLVCGWLADQGWVPLSRLLAVFGALTGLGLLAVGLVPAVRSEEGWGGPLLAAAGAYGLSAGSYAPLVFGVLPGLVGIGGVVQATGLMMMLMSLGGLLGPPLSGFLRDETGDFTASFLVCGSFILSGSFIYMGLPAALPSCRSASHPATFPPERGELLPAPQVALLSPGGPHSSLDTAC
- the SLC16A11 gene encoding monocarboxylate transporter 11 isoform X2, with protein sequence MVSARPRPPSLRVPGGSGPLWCSLFTERARPSWAPSLQSLPSENPPARGVGRKPGRAFPRHSPSPTARRGRKAMTPKPAGPPDGGWGWVVAAAAFAVNGLSYGLLRSLGLALPDLAEHFDRSAQDTAWVSALALAVQQAASFGWALVFAPALGTLSRYFSRRRVLAVGLALTGNGASSLLLAPTLQFLLDTFGWRGALLLLGAITLHLTPCGALLRPLTLPGDAPAPPRGPLAALGLGLFTRRAFSVFALGTALVGGGYFVPYVHLAPHALDRGLGGYGAALVVAVAAVGDAGARLVCGWLADQGWVPLSRLLAVFGALTGLGLLAVGLVPAVRSEEGWGGPLLAAAGAYGLSAGSYAPLVFGVLPGLVGIGGVVQATGLMMMLMSLGGLLGPPLSGFLRDETGDFTASFLVCGSFILSGSFIYMGLPAALPSCRSASHPATFPPERGELLPAPQVALLSPGGPHSSLDTAC
- the SLC16A11 gene encoding monocarboxylate transporter 11 isoform X3; translation: MTPKPAGPPDGGWGWVVAAAAFAVNGLSYGLLRSLGLALPDLAEHFDRSAQDTAWVSALALAVQQAASPVGSALSTRWGARPVVMVGGVLTSLGFVFSAFARSLLHLYLGLGVLAGFGWALVFAPALGTLSRYFSRRRVLAVGLALTGNGASSLLLAPTLQFLLDTFGWRGALLLLGAITLHLTPCGALLRPLTLPGDAPAPPRGPLAALGLGLFTRRAFSVFALGTALVGGGYFVPYVHLAPHALDRGLGGYGAALVVAVAAVGDAGARLVCGWLADQGWVPLSRLLAVFGALTGLGLLAVGLVPAVRSEEGWGGPLLAAAGAYGLSAGSYAPLVFGVLPGLVGIGGVVQATGLMMMLMSLGGLLGPPLSGFLRDETGDFTASFLVCGSFILSGSFIYMGLPAALPSCRSASHPATFPPERGELLPAPQVALLSPGGPHSSLDTAC
- the SLC16A11 gene encoding monocarboxylate transporter 11 isoform X1 produces the protein MVSARPRPPSLRVPGGSGPLWCSLFTERARPSWAPSLQSLPSENPPARGVGRKPGRAFPRHSPSPTARRGRKAMTPKPAGPPDGGWGWVVAAAAFAVNGLSYGLLRSLGLALPDLAEHFDRSAQDTAWVSALALAVQQAASPVGSALSTRWGARPVVMVGGVLTSLGFVFSAFARSLLHLYLGLGVLAGFGWALVFAPALGTLSRYFSRRRVLAVGLALTGNGASSLLLAPTLQFLLDTFGWRGALLLLGAITLHLTPCGALLRPLTLPGDAPAPPRGPLAALGLGLFTRRAFSVFALGTALVGGGYFVPYVHLAPHALDRGLGGYGAALVVAVAAVGDAGARLVCGWLADQGWVPLSRLLAVFGALTGLGLLAVGLVPAVRSEEGWGGPLLAAAGAYGLSAGSYAPLVFGVLPGLVGIGGVVQATGLMMMLMSLGGLLGPPLSGFLRDETGDFTASFLVCGSFILSGSFIYMGLPAALPSCRSASHPATFPPERGELLPAPQVALLSPGGPHSSLDTAC